A region of the candidate division KSB1 bacterium genome:
GATCAGCCTGCTGCGTCAGAAGGGCCTTCACGTCTCGCCGAGTCCCTACGGCCTGCTTCACCGCCTGAAGATTTTTGCCCAGGGCTTTGACGTCTTCACCCGGAACCGAGGGCCCTTGTGTGGCGATTACCCTGGCTATCGCGAAGGCGACTTCCCCGCGACCGAGGACGTCCACCGTCGCCTGATCTTTTTCCCCATGCTCTCGGACCCCGTACCGGGAGCCGTGGAAAAGATCCTGGGCATCGTGCGAGACGCCGTGAGGGAGGCGCAGCTGCGGCTCCTGTGAAGGATCGACGCCTGGCGTGGCCTTCCGAGGGGCACGCTGCACGGTTCGGAGGCAGTCCCCGTTCGTCGGCTGAGCCGACACACGCCTACCTGAATAAAGCGAAAGGCCACGGTCGGGGCAAACCGAGTAGAGAAAGGAGGGCGCCGAGCAGCGCGAGATTCTTGGTGAAGTTGACCATCTCTATCATCCGGGCACCAGGGTCGGCCACGGCCCAGAAGTTGTGCATCGTGAGAGTCACGGGAAGCAGGAAGAGAGCGAGCAGTGCAATTCCCACTTCCGGGCGAAAGGCAAGCAGCAGGCTGCTGCCGCCCAGGACAAGCAGGATACCCGTGATGACCACGGCGATCCCGGAGAACGGGATTCCCTTTGAGGCAGCGTAGCCAGCCATCGCCTTGTATCTCAGAAAGTGTCCCACTCCGTTGTAGATGAAGAACAGCCCAAACATCAGGCGGCCGATCAGATGCGCAACTTGCATTTCGGTCCTCCTTTCGTTCGCGCGCTTGTTTCGATCCTCTCCTGCGGGACGCACGCCACCCGCCAGAACCCCAACTCTTTTCGGAAGGCCGGTCGAATATCCCACAGCGATTGTTTCTGTTGCTACCTGGCACGGGGCCTTCCGTCGCGCTCTTACCGTTTCAGATTAACGCTTCCACCATCTGGAGAATTCCAGACTTCCCCGGCAACACGGAAGACCTGTGAGACTCGCCCGGGGGGGCCAGCCATCGGGCGAATCCTGGCACGCGAGGTTAGCCTTTCCCGCTTCATCGAAGGTCTGCTGGGGCCGAATGGCTGGCTTGGGATAGAGCCAGGAAGGCCCCCCTTACTCACGCTTCGGGAGGTAAGCTATCCTGAGGGCTCCAGAGCCTCTGGATGATCGAGGCTTCCCACGCCTGACGGGAGCATCCGCCAGCACGCTCGTTGCCCCGGGGACAGGTCGTGGAGCGACGGGGCTGGGCGGGACCCTCTACGGGCGGCTGGCCATGTACTTGCAGCTCGCAACTGTGAATGGTGCGGGACGGGGCCGGGCCATCCACATGTGATTCGAGCTCCGTCTGGCCCCATGCGTCGGCGGGAGGTTCCCTGGGGCACACAGAGCGACGCCCCCCGGGCGGGCCAGGTCCGGGTGCCGCTAAGGTATCTTGCGGAGCAGGAGCATGTACGAAATGCCCGGCTTCCTTCGATCGCCCTTGCCGGTGGCCAGCACGATCTCGTTCCGGCCGTCGTCTTCTGCGTCGCCGATCTCCACATCCCAACCGGCGTAGCTTTGGTCGACGGTGGCGATGATCTCGCCCACCCTGGCGCAAACGTGGCAAGCGCCGGTACTTCTTTCCATTTCGCAATGCGCACGGAGCTACGCGCAGAGCCAAAACCAGGGAAAGGGCCACTCGAATCTCTGCGCTCATTTTGGTCTCCGGCGCCTCACAGTAGCGAAAGGTTCCCAGGCCCCTCCACGCGGCCGGTTGCCCGTTAGCGCCTCAGCTGCGGCTCCGGAAGAGGAAAGGCGGCAGGACTGCGATGGTAATGAGGAACGCCCGCGCGGCCCTGGTTTGCTTTCCTCAGACGGCCGCTACCGGGGAAACTCGTTCGTACGTGCCGGAAAGTAGCCGCGGTTTCGGTTCGGGTGCTGGCCCAGGCGGAGACCCCCAACGTGCCGGGGGCGTGCTGGGCCGCCCGAGGCTTTCTCGTTCCGTGCTCGTCGACCGCGGCTGGCAGTGAGGCTGAGCTGCGCGCCAAGGAGGTGGACCGACCTGTCCGATCCCGACGCTAAGAGCCTGAAGGAGAACGCTCGATCCTTTCCCGCGGCGGTATTCCGCCCGAGTTCGCGAAATCCTGCGCGTCCCGCTCGGGGATGAATCTCCGCGCGCGCCCTTCTCCAGGAAAGCGGGAATCTGAGGCGGA
Encoded here:
- a CDS encoding DoxX family membrane protein, with the protein product MQVAHLIGRLMFGLFFIYNGVGHFLRYKAMAGYAASKGIPFSGIAVVITGILLVLGGSSLLLAFRPEVGIALLALFLLPVTLTMHNFWAVADPGARMIEMVNFTKNLALLGALLSLLGLPRPWPFALFR